A genomic region of Thermogemmata fonticola contains the following coding sequences:
- a CDS encoding RsmD family RNA methyltransferase, which yields MWEKTQVRIVAGRLRGRKLHVVVKEGMRPTPQLVREAYFSIMGNAIPGRLFYDVFAGTGVVGLEAVSRGALAARLIENDSRQAADIQKHADLFGISRDVQVLKADAYRWAEHWQPSSTAPVNFFLSPPFADLHQRLEQFLILVQTLLAKAPPESVLTIQVERGFPVERLPNLQAWDIRRYGRNLLMVYVIPDQEHASASGKEPQTHSVGQ from the coding sequence ATGTGGGAAAAGACGCAGGTACGGATTGTGGCCGGTCGCTTACGGGGCCGGAAGTTGCATGTGGTGGTCAAGGAAGGAATGCGTCCCACACCGCAATTGGTGCGGGAGGCCTACTTTAGCATCATGGGCAATGCGATTCCGGGTCGGCTATTTTACGATGTCTTTGCAGGCACCGGCGTGGTTGGCTTGGAAGCGGTGAGCCGAGGAGCGCTCGCTGCCCGCCTCATCGAAAATGACAGCCGCCAAGCCGCGGACATCCAGAAACACGCCGACCTCTTCGGAATCAGCCGGGACGTGCAGGTGCTTAAGGCCGACGCCTACCGTTGGGCGGAGCACTGGCAGCCATCGAGCACTGCTCCCGTCAATTTCTTCCTCAGCCCGCCCTTTGCGGATTTGCACCAGCGCCTGGAACAATTCCTGATCCTCGTGCAAACCCTCTTGGCCAAAGCCCCGCCGGAATCGGTGCTCACCATCCAAGTTGAGCGGGGGTTCCCCGTGGAGCGGCTGCCGAACCTGCAAGCCTGGGACATCCGCCGCTATGGCCGCAATCTCCTGATGGTGTACGTCATTCCGGATCAGGAACACGCATCGGCGTCCGGGAAGGAACCACAAACCCATTCGGTGGGTCAATGA